Proteins co-encoded in one Raphanus sativus cultivar WK10039 unplaced genomic scaffold, ASM80110v3 Scaffold0265, whole genome shotgun sequence genomic window:
- the LOC108830491 gene encoding serine/threonine protein phosphatase 2A 55 kDa regulatory subunit B alpha isoform, with amino-acid sequence MKGGGDDVGDSSGPLDWRFSQVFGERSAGEEVQEVDIISAIEFDKSGDHLATGDRGGRVVLFERTDSKNASGGRKDLEGTDYPVRHPEFRYKTEFQSHEPEFDYLKSLEIEEKINKIRWSQAANGALFLLSTNDKTIKFWKVQEKKIKKICDINTDSSTTLGNGSVPTSTNSKATDSCLTNGGSHDNYLSNDYSFPPGGIPSLQLPAVTTSHETSPVARCRRVYTHAHDYHINSISNNSDGETFISADDLRINLWNLEISNQSFNIVDVKPANMEDLTEVITSAEFHPTHCNTLAYSSSKGSIRLIDLRQSALCDSHSKLFEDTATPASRSFFTEIIASVSDIKFAKGGRYILSRDYMTLKLWDINMDSGPVSTFQVHEHLRPKLCDLYENDSIFDKFECCLSGDGLRVATGSYSNLFRVFGVSPGSTETTTLEASRNPMRRQVTTPARPSRPSLSSITRVVRRGAESPANGDGNGNNSFDHTTKLLHLAWHPTENSIACAAANSLYMYYA; translated from the exons ATGAagggtggtggtgatgatgtcGGAGATTCGTCAGGGCCTTTGGATTGGAGATTCTCTCAGGTTTTCGGTGAACGCAGCGCTGGTGAAGAAGTTCAAGAAG TTGATATAATATCAGCGATTGAGTTTGATAAATCGGGTGACCATCTAGCTACTGGGGACCGTGGAGGGCGTGTTGTTCTGTTCGAGAGGACAGATTCCAAAAAT GCCAGTGGAGGTAGAAAGGATCTCGAAGGAACAGACTATCCAGTGAGACACCCGGAGTTTCGTTATAAAACTGAGTTTCAAAGTCATGAACCTGAG TTTGATTACCTCAAGAGTTTGGAGATAGAGGAGAAAATCAACAAAATTAGATGGTCACAAGCAGCGAACGGTGCTCTTTTTCTCCTTTCAACGAATGATAAAACCATCAAGTTTTGGAAG GTTcaagagaagaagatcaagaaaattTGTGACATTAATACGGATTCTTCAACAACTCTAGGAAATGGAAGTGTCCCAACCTCTACTAATTCAAAAGCTACAGATTCATGCCTCACTAACGGAGGATCACATGACAACTATTTAAGTAATGACTACTCATTTCCGCCAGGTGGCATCCCATCGCTGCAGTTACCTGCG GTGACAACAAGCCATGAGACTAGCCCTGTGGCTAGATGTAGAAGAGTGTACACTCATGCTCATGATTATCATATCAATTCAATCTCAAACAATAG TGACGGCGAGACATTTATTTCTGCTGATGATTTGCGGATTAATCTCTGGAACCTGGAGATAAGCAATCAAAGTTTTAACATTGTTGACGTCAAGCCTGCTAATATGGAAGACCTAACCG AGGTTATCACATCAGCGGAGTTTCATCCTACTCATTGCAATACCTTAGCGTATAGCAGTTCCAAAGGTTCAATTCGCCTGATTGATCTGCGACAATCAGCTTTATGTGACTCACATTCCAAATT gtTTGAGGACACAGCGACACCAGCTTCTAGATCATTCTTCACGGAGATAATTGCTTCAGTTTCAGACATCAAATTTGCGAAAGGAGGAAGATACATACTTAGCCGTGACTATATGACGCTTAAG TTATGGGACATCAACATGGACTCGGGTCCAGTATCAACGTTCCAGGTTCACGAACATTTAAGACCAAAG CTCTGTGATTTATATGAAAATGATTCCATCTTCGATAAGTTCGAGTGTTGTCTTAGTGGGGACGGGTTGCGAGTAGCTACCGGTTCTTATAG CAATCTCTTCCGTGTGTTTGGTGTTTCCCCGGGAAGTACTGAAACTACAACCTTGGAAGCAAGCAGAAACCCAATGAG GAGACAAGTCACAACACCAGCGAGGCCATCAAGACCATCGTTAAGCAGTATAACACGCGTGGTTAGAAGAG GAGCGGAGAGTCCTGCAAATGGCGATGGGAATGGTAATAATTCTTTTGACCATACAACCAAGTTGCTGCATCTCGCATGGCATCCAACAGAGAACTCCATAGCTTGCGCTGCGGCCAACAGTTTGTACATGTACTATgcttga